A single window of Anopheles moucheti chromosome 2, idAnoMoucSN_F20_07, whole genome shotgun sequence DNA harbors:
- the LOC128309628 gene encoding cytoplasmic phosphatidylinositol transfer protein 1, translating to MVLAKEYRICMPLTVEEYKIGQLYMIARHSLEQSDDGEGVEVIENKECFDPEHGKGQYTEKRIHLSSRLPYWLQAVCPKVFYVIEKGWNYYPYTVTEYTCSFIPKLHIRILTRFEDNAGTSENCLNLSEEALKTRIVDHVDIAFEEPAEKHYKKEEDPKFFKSRITGRGPLVEGWRQTDSPMMCSYKLVETSFEVWGLQTRVEDFIQKCIRDVLLLGHRQAFAWIDEWHGMTIDDVRMYEKDKQMEANDKLRQSLPPALETDNTQESN from the exons ATGGTGCTTGCGAAGGAATACCGAATATGCATGCCGCTGACTGTGGAGGAG TATAAAATAGGGCAGTTGTATATGATTGCGCGCCACAGTCTTGAACAATCGGATGATGGAGAGGGAGTAGAGGTGATTGAAAATAAGGAATGTTTCGATCCTGAGCACGGCAAAGGTCAATACACAGAAAAGCGGATACACTTGTCCAG CCGGCTTCCCTACTGGCTGCAAGCTGTTTGTCCAAAAGTGTTCTATGTAATAGAGAAAGGCTGGAACTATTATCCTTACACTGTGACTG AATATACG TGCTCCTTTATCCCAAAACTACATATTCGTATACTGACGCGGTTTGAAGATAACGCTGGTACATCTGAAAAC TGTCTGAATCTTTCAGAAGAAGCTCTAAAAACTCGAATAGTCGATCATGTTGATATAGCTTTTGAGGAACCTGCGGAAAAGCATTACAAAAAAGAGGAAGACCCCAAGTTCTTCAAGTCACGTATCACCGGACGCGGGCCGCTGGTAGAGGGATGGCGTCAAACAGACAGCCCAATGATGTGCTCCTACAAATTGGTGGAAACTTCTTTTGAAGTCTGGGGTCTACAGACCAGAGTGGAGGACTTCATACAAAAG tgcATTCGAGATGTTCTCCTGCTGGGCCACAGACAGGCATTCGCATGGATAGACGAGTGGCACGGAATGACCATTGACGATGTACGCATGTACGAGAAAGATAAACAGATGGAAGCGAATGATAAGCTACGACAATCGTTGCCTCCGGCGCTGGAAACTGATAACACCCAGGAAAGCAATTAG
- the LOC128308510 gene encoding phosducin-like protein, which yields MATLDDKLLGEKLENYCSSSEDEAAEDDCDSSEASGTGKSAGKQGPSSKSGFRRVTDSETATLTQNKTHWAGTTGNTGPKGVIQDWQRFKQLEAERREQDEAEKLRLLKKLSITARTKEEDNAAAAMSELDAEFQELMDEDFLLEYQRKRMAEMLALMDKKGCYGQLIHLKDGGEFLQAVDKEDKNTTVVIHIYREKYGPCVKMNAALTTLAKEYTNVKFCKFISSDAGLSNMFKTSGVPALLVYKGGQMIGNFVKLVDDLSDEFDFSDVESFLVENGIINDKSCKPTIVEQK from the coding sequence ATGGCTACGTTAGACGATAAGCTGCTGGGGGAAAAGTTAGAAAACTATTGTAGCAGCAGCGAAGATGAAGCTGCAGAAGACGATTGCGATTCGAGTGAGGCGTCTGGTACGGGAAAGTCTGCGGGTAAGCAGGGCCCATCGTCGAAATCTGGGTTTCGTCGTGTGACCGATAGTGAGACTGCTACACTGACGCAGAACAAAACCCACTGGGCAGGAACGACGGGAAATACGGGTCCGAAAGGAGTTATACAAGATTGGCAAAGATTCAAACAGCTAGAAGCCGAACGGCGTGAACAAGACGAAGCGGAAAAGTTGCGCTTGCTTAAGAAGCTTAGCATTACTGCACGCACCAAGGAAGAAGATAATGCGGCCGCGGCAATGAGCGAACTAGACGCAGAGTTTCAAGAGTTAATGGATGAGGATTTTCTGCTAGAATATCAGCGGAAACGCATGGCCGAGATGCTTGCCTTAATGGACAAGAAAGGTTGCTACGGGCAACTTATCCACCTGAAGGATGGAGGTGAATTTCTGCAAGCCGTCGATAAGGAAGACAAAAACACGACCGTCGTCATACATATCTACCGTGAAAAGTATGGCCCGTGTGTTAAGATGAATGCAGCGCTCACAACACTGGCGAAGGAGTATACAAACGTGAAGTTTTGCAAATTTATTAGCAGCGATGCAGGGCTAAGCAATATGTTTAAAACTTCCGGTGTCCCAGCTCTGCTTGTCTACAAGGGTGGGCAGATGATTGGCAACTTCGTGAAGCTGGTCGATGATCTCAGCGATGAGTTTGATTTCAGTGATGTTGAGAGCTTTCTAGTAGAGAATGGCATCATCAACGACAAGTCCTGCAAACCGACCATCGTTGAGCAGAAGTAG
- the LOC128310643 gene encoding CAAX prenyl protease 1 homolog, whose amino-acid sequence MWDASERTLYSMLAFLFVETLLELYLTMRQIRVYKQCKSVPKELKHVMNDDTFEKARVYGLDKAYYDIFKMILCGIVILQLELYFGFMAIVWARSVEISVNIGLNPKSEIHVGCLFALLLNVIQVLKDMPFKIYGTFVLEEKHGFNKQTAGFFVKDQIKAFLVSQILTIPIAAVFIYIVQIGGELFFVWLWAFVAAVTLVLITIYPVYIAPIFDKFRPLEDGELKQSIHALADSVKFPLGQLFVVEGSKRSAHSNAYFTGLFGVKRIVLFDTLLVNKGLPEDDPSLTESDKGKGCKNEEVLAVLAHELGHWKLGHVSKNIVIVQVQMFLIFLAFSQLFTYGPLYEAIGLPVGEKPILIGFIVIMMYVLAPYNTMISFTMTVISRRFEYQADAFAQELGYAKDLGNALVKLQLDNLGFPVYDWMYSAWNHSHPTVLQRLDRLKSYTEGKEQPHKPKSQ is encoded by the exons ATGTGGGACGCTTCAGAAAGAACGCTATATTCCATGTTAGCGTTTCTGTTTGTAGAAACGCTTCTAGAACTGTACCTCACGATGCGTCAG ATACGCGTTTACAAACAGTGTAAGTCCGTGCCGAAAGAGCTAAAACATGTAATGAACGACGATACATTCGAGAAAGCTCGTGTTTACGGATTAGATAAGGCATACTATGACATCTTCAAGATGATTTTGTGCGGTATAGTGATACTGCAGCTAGAGCTGTACTTTGGGTTTATGGCGATTGTATGGGCACGTTCAGTTGAGATCTCCGTCAACATAGGTCTTAACCCAAAAAGCGAAATTCACGTAGGATGCCTCTTCGCTCTACTACTGAACGTAATACAGGTGCTAAAGGATATGCCCTTTAAAATTTATGGAACGTTCGTGCTTGAGGAAAAACACGGTTTCAACAAGCAAACTGCCGGATTCTTCGTGAAGGATCAAATCAAAGCTTTTCTAGTTTCCCAAATTTTGACCATTCCCATTGCAGcagtttttatttacattgtACAAATTGGTGGAGAATTATTCTTCGTTTGGCTGTGGGCATTTGTAGCTGCCGTTACTCTAGTGCTCATTACCATCTATCCAGTATACATCGCTCCCATATTTGACAAATTCCGTCCGTTGGAGGATGGAGAATTGAAGCAAAGCATACACGCGCTGGCAGACAGCGTGAAGTTTCCATTGGGGCAGTTATTCGTTGTCGAAGGTTCGAAACGCTCTGCGCACAGCAATGCTTACTTCACCGGACTGTTTGGAGTGAAACGAATCGTGCTGTTTGATACGCTACTGGTCAATAAAGGCCTGCCGGAAGACGATCCGTCGCTGACGGAAAGCGACAAGGGTAAAGGATGCAAGAACGAGGAAGTATTAGCGGTCCTTGCACATGAACTTGGTCACTGGAAATTAGGACATGTTTCGAAGAATATTGTAATTGTACAggtgcaaatgtttctaatTTTCCTCGCCTTTTCACAACTTTTCACCTACGGTCCGCTCTATGAAGCAATCGGTCTTCCTGTCGGCGAGAAACCCATCCTGATCGGGTTCATTGTTATCATGATGTATGTTTTGGCGCCGTACAATACAATGATTTCATTCACTATGACGGTTATATCTAGAAGATTTGAATATCAAGCTGATGCTTTCGCCCAAGAGCTTGGGTATGCTAAAGATTTGGGAAACGCGCTCGTCAAGCTGCAATTGGACAATCTTGGATTTCCTGTGTATGATTGGATGTACTCCGCATGGAATCATTCCCATCCAACCGTGCTTCAGCGTCTAGACAGGCTCAAATCTTACACCGAAGGAAAAGAACAACCCCACAAGCCCAAATCCCAATAA
- the LOC128306463 gene encoding probable dimethyladenosine transferase, whose protein sequence is MPKVRAEKKSRSHEGVAKQGIVFNKDFGQHILKNPLVITSMLEKAALRPTDVVLEIGPGTGNMTVKILEKVKKVVACEIDTRLVAELQKRVQGTHMQPKLQILIGDVLKTDLPFFDICVANMPYQISSPFVFKLLLHRPFFRCAVLMFQREFAQRLVAKPGDKLYCRLSINTQLLARVDMLMKVGKNNFKPPPKVESSVVRIEPRNPPPPINYTEWDGLTRIAFLRKNKTLAAAFKQTTVLATLEDNYKLHCSLKNVDVPMDLNVKDMVESILEKVDAGNKRARTMDIDDFMTVLQAFNAEGFHFS, encoded by the exons ATGCCGAAAGTACGTGCAGAAAAGAAATCTCGTTCGCACGAGGGAGTTGCGAAGCAGG GTATCGTATTCAACAAAGATTTCGGTCAACACATTCTCAAGAACCCGCTCGTTATCACCTCTATGTTGGAAAAGGCGGCTCTGCGCCCTACGGATGTGGTGCTTGAAATCGGTCCCGGTACCGGTAACATGACGGTAAAGATACTGGAAAAGGTGAAGAAAGTAGTGGCATGCGAAATCGATACGCGCCTCGTAGCGGAACTTCAGAAGCGTGTACAAGGCACTCATATGCAGCCAAAACTGCAAATCCTGATCGGCGATGTACTGAAAACGGACCTACCGTTTTTCGACATTTGTGTCGCTAACATGCCGTACCAGATTAGTTCACCTTTCGTGTTTAAGCTGCTGCTTCATAGGCCATTTTTTCGTTGCGCTGTGCTAATGTTCCAACGCGAATTTGCCCAACGACTTGTGGCTAAACCGGGCGATAAGCTATATTGTCGACTAAGCATTAACACCCAACTGCTCGCCCGTGTCGACATGCTGATGAAGGTGGGAAAGAACAACTTCAAACCACCGCCAAAGGTTGAATCGAGTGTGGTACGCATTGAGCCACgaaatccaccaccaccgatcaACTATACGGAATGGGACGGATTGACACGGATTGCTTTTCtgcgcaaaaacaaaacacttgctGCAGcgttcaaacaaacaacggtACTGGCTACGCTGGAAGATAACTACAAACTGCACTGCTCGCTGAAGAACGTTGACGTTCCGATGGATCTCAATGTGAAAGATATGGTGGAAAGCATACTGGAAAAGGTGGACGCTGGCAACAAGCGTGCACGAACGATGGACATCGACGACTTCATGACAGTTTTGCAAGCGTTTAACGCAGAGGGGTTTCATTTCAGCTAA
- the LOC128306453 gene encoding protein FAM114A2 has product MCDSDSEEFASADEDFEEIEPDELEEVLQSTKPSDVSSKKKLQHAASTKSANIDVEPASTTICEPSDDQLVDKSDSHKESNTASSDKIKNQPKILDSKSDTSQVQSSGSSSDKKGKENVESHAILTKHAETNETCTEFAKQKPPFQQSDPGNAKWDEKDNAIPIISKPEVNRSDSPPETGNKAKKLVLKPAKPQMLEQTMAKVEEPTVEVKEKSIKEESKSGTDEGWDDFDDDWGDFTVESGGGTEGKTENKQTKSLNRDTLFHKPSPVDSSAKASFRDVDIDEVEHKLKDFMKHKDDPPLTSVLDRLSTGGDNKTTGESWGSWKPSWGGAAVSFLSNASKSVASITTNITQVIESGIGVPNPEELARRQAETEAKLKSEGYIREETETNEKAPSAERQSEDRFGFDQLVSGVTQISSKVITGGLDTLEGIGKKTMTILQENDPGLLNKRKLLGLQPNDGVVLSQVLREAKAKTEKRERNLKQIQKHQYKKKLHFETLFDDYHGLVHLEALEMLSKQASLKLESLMTPLTGKALEELQETMSEVKELCELPETDNDDADGLHTADDLELKLKETIVDLDPNVKVDFAEIVKSWTEYTEWIDNRQDERTGQDVFEKAMRALAQTTALCVLRMHKLAEILLISEHHSTATEADVLVQLTTVFCWHLSGVATRFCSELTKMKDESGDDNDSALITNIFLEGSNSTSYVQNAFHLFIPILQLGAA; this is encoded by the exons ATGTGCGATTCAGATAGTGAAGAGTTCGCAAGTGCAGATGAAGATTTCGAAGAGATAGAACCAGACGAGCTGGAAGAGGTGCTCCAAAGCACAAAACCTTCAGATGTGTCCTCCAAGAAAAAGTTACAGCATGCAGCATCGACAAAATCTGCAAACATCGACGTGGAGCCTGCAAGCACAACTATTTGCGAGCCCAGTGATGATCAACTGGTGGATAAATCAGATTCCCATAAAGAAAGTAACACTGCTTCATCCGATAAAATCAAGAATCAACCGAAGATTTTGGACAGCAAATCCGACACATCGCAGGTTCAGTCTTCAGGGTCCTCGTCGGATaagaagggaaaagaaaacgttgAGTCACATGCTATTCTCACAAAACATgctgaaacaaatgaaacatgtACGGAATTTGCCAAGCAAAAGCCACCGTTCCAACAGTCTGACCCCGGAAATGCgaaatgggatgaaaaagacaACGCAATACCAATAATCTCAAAACCCGAAGTAAATAGATCGGATTCGCCTCCCGAAACAGGCAATAAAGCCAAGAAACTTGTACTTAAACCGGCTAAACCACAAATGTTGGAACAGACCATGGCAAAAGTAGAGGAACCCACGGTGGAAGTGAAGGAAAAGAGCATCAAAGAAGAAAGCAAATCCGGCACAGATGAGGGATGGGACGATTTCGATGACGATTGGGGAGATTTTACCGTTGAaagtggtggtggtaccgAGGGCAAAACCGAAAATAAGCAAACGAAGAGTTTAAATAGGGATACCCTTTTCCACAAGCCTTCGCCGGTGGATAGCTCAGCAAAAGCCAGCTTCAGAGATGTGGATATCGATGAGGTTGAACACAAGTTGAAGGATTTTATGAAACATAAGGATGATCCCCCTTTGACATCCGTTCTCGATCGACTCTCGACGGGTGGAGATAATAAAACAACTGGCGAGTCGTGGGGCAGCTGGAAGCCATCCTGGGGTGGGGCCGCTGTTTCCTTCTTATCGAACGCATCAAAATCGGTTGCCTCGATTACGACCAACATTACGCAGGTAATCGAATCTGGTATTGGTGTACCAAATCCGGAGGAGTTAGCCCGCCGTCAAGCAGAGACAGAAGCTAAGTTGAAATCGGAAGGATACATTCGAGAAGAAACTGAAACGAACGAGAAGGCACCGTCAGCCGAAAGGCAATCGGAAGACCGATTCGGATTTGATCAGCTCGTTTCCGGAGTGACACAGATTAGCAGTAAGGTTATCACGGGAGGTTTGGATACACTCGAAggaattgggaagaaaacgatGACCATATTGCAAGAGAATGACCCAGGATTGCTGAACAAGCGAAAGTTGCTCGGTTTGCAGCCGAACGACGGTGTAGTGTTGAGCCAGGTTCTGCGAGAGGCAAAGGCAAAGACGGAGAAACGCGAACGAAATCTGAAGCAAATCCAAAAGCATCAGTACAAGAAGAAGCTTCACTTTGAAACATTGTTTGACGATTATCACGGGTTGGTGCATCTGGAAGCTCTTGAGATGCTGTCGAAACAAGCATCTCTGAAGCTGGAATCCTTGATGACACCACTAACCGGAAAAGCACTCGAGGAACTTCAAGAAACCATGAGCGAAGTGAAGGAACTGTGCGAACTTCCTGAAACGGACAACGACGATGCGGATGGGCTGCACACGGCGGACGATctggaattgaaattgaagGAAACCATCGTTGACCTCGATCCGAACGTTAAGGTCGACTTTGCAGAGATCGTAAAGAGTTGGACCGAGTACACTGAGTGGATAGATAATAGGCAGGACGAGCGAACAGGACAGGATGTGTTTGAAAAGGCCATGCGTGCACTAGCCCAAACGACGGCCCTATGTGTCTTGCGGATGCACAAACTGGCGGAAATTCTACTCATCAGCGAACATCACAGTACGGCCACTGAAGCCGATGTGCTGGTTCAGCTAACGACAGTGTTCTGCTGGCATTTGAGCGGCGTTGCGACCAGATTTTGCTCTGAGCTAACGAAAATGAAGGATGAGTCTGGGGATGATAATGACAGTGCGCTTATAACCAACATATTTTTAGAG GGCTCGAACAGCACGTCGTACGTTCAGAATGCGTTTCACCTTTTTATTCCGATCTTACAACTGGGTGCGGCTTAA
- the LOC128308493 gene encoding centromere/kinetochore protein zw10, whose translation MENIEQARFENVSFNVPEVLSRIRSHQKDVRDIVNANYVDFVSINTPNIIDGLKSLESEIKELVAATGQLTVDKSNVAWNDLRNYQRDLEEAMRGYKIARKLLSIHDLFESLNLSGNGYEKTAHILGKVKALLDEMEDPVLGDLHCFHGLILRYETEYETLINDLNGKFNELVQLQHRSFQNTKSVTIRIHKDENLLYQVVVTLLKTQHNFQTVCQFLMENVFAPVIVKPVSLICDEKSNEQSVLIQMSYQLAVGEELRPGYKTVLSNVMQIFYNLSNMNIVVSEDECLFKVLAKQMKKELCTKLIELCLERDIPGTIEGMKESSMVKDLCEFNKFLYTTNFVDGENDQLLEEYANSIEIIHQKKLCDNVLDTALEIMKRESHEMVPIEDHEYQFVGSSTAQLSSCMVTRTVVELKKFLDKVLTEAFAHGDAASRFIKTIATILERYMVDVPMANEKLLFKIPQQSALFRNDCTYLNYWLQKNDSKLNDHGSFANISDALKACGEDIFQQQLNSQRAQMMQALSGFKLSINLLELGTEQQRAIRQCVRQFELLKNVWQTVLPDSVYKQSLSGLIDQFLREVMKRIQSLEDITTAIGNGLVLLIDIMTETLPNLFREPSEIHQLVKQWPKLLQLRQILCGSLVQITELWAEGKGPLTMCFSAEEIKHMVRALFQNTKQRQACIASIV comes from the exons atggaaaatattgaaCAAGCGCGGTTTGAAAATGTGTCCTTTAACGTGCCGGAAGTGTTATCTCGCATTCGCAGTCATCAGAAAGATGTGCGAGACATTGTAAACGCCAACTACGTGGATTTCGTGTCGATCAACACTCCCAACATTATCGATGGTCTGAAGTCGTTGGAAAGCGAAATAAAGGAACTCGTAGCGGCTACCGGCCAGCTGACAGTGGACAAGTCCAACGTAGCCTGGAATGATCTGCGGAACTATCAACGGGATCTGGAAGAAGCTATGCGGGGCTATAAGATTGCACGTAAGCTGCTCTCTATTCATGATTTGTTTGAAAGCTTGAATCTGTCCGGCAATGGATACGAGAAGACGGCCCACATCCTTGGCAAAGTGAAGGCGCTCTTGGACGAGATGGAAGATCCTGTTCTGGGTGATCTGCACTGCTTTCACGGCTTAATTCTACGCTACGAAACAGAATACGAAACACTCATTAATGACCTGAATGGCAAGTTCAATGAGTTGGTTCAGCTGCAACATCGGTCGTTCCAAAACACCAAATCGGTCACAATACGCATTCATAAAGATGAAAATTTGCTGTATCAAGTCGTGGTAACCCTGTTGAAAACGCAGCACAATTTCCAAACAGTGTGTCAGTTCCTGATGGAAAACGTATTTGCCCCCGTCATTGTCAAGCCCGTTTCGTTGATATGCGACGAAAAATCGAACGAGCAGAGTGTACTGATTCAGATGTCGTATCAGCTTGCAGTTGGAGAAGAATTGCGCCCGGGGTACAAGACCGTGTTGTCGAATGTTATGCAGATCTTTTACAACTTGAGCAACATGAATATTGTGGTATCGGAGGACGAATGCTTGTTCAAGGTGCTTGccaaacagatgaaaaaagaATTGTGCACCAAGTTGATCGAACTCTGCCTAGAACGTGATATTCCGGGAACTATCGAAGGCATGAAAGAGAGTTCGATGGTGAAGGACCTCTGCGAGTTCAACAAGTTCCTGTACACAACCAACTTTGTGGATGGTGAAAATGATCAATTACTAGAGGAGTATGCTAATTCCATTGAAATAATTCACCAGAAGAAGCTTTGCGACAACGTGCTCGACACGGCTCTCGAGATTATGAAGCGTGAAAGCCACGAGATGGTGCCAATCGAAGATCATGAATATCAGTTCGTAGGTAGCTCAACGGCTCAGTTATCAAGCTGCATGGTGACCCGCACTGTAGTAGAGCTGAAAAAGTTTCTAGACAAAGTGTTAACGGAAGCGTTCGCACACGGAGATGCGGCTAGCCGGTTCATTAAAACAATTGCCACCATCCTGGAACGATACATGGTCGACGTACCGATGGCAAACGAGAAGCTGCTCTTCAAGATTCCCCAACAATCTGCTCTGTTCCGTAACGACTGCACCTATTTAAATTATTGGCTGCAGAAAAACGATAGCAAGCTCAACGACCATGGTTCATTCGCAAACATATCTGACGCATTAAAAGCTTGCGGGGAGGACATATTTCAGCAGCAGCTAAATAGCCAACGTGCACAAATGATGCAAGCATTGAGTGGATTCA AACTTTCGATAAACCTGCTAGAGTTGGGAACCGAACAGCAACGAGCCATCAGACAGTGTGTTCGACAATTTGAGCTGCTAAAAAATGTATGGCAGACCGTTTTACCTGATTCCGTATACAAACAGAGTTTGTCGGGACTGATCGACCAGTTTCTACGGGAAGTAATGAAAAGAATACAAAGTCTTGAGGACATCACGACCGCAATTGGAAATGGGCTGGTGTTGCTTATCGATATCATGACTGAAACATTGCCCAATCTGTTCAGG GAACCTAGCGAAATTCATCAGCTTGTCAAACAGTGGCCCAAATTGCTACAGTTACGACAGATATTATGTGGTTCACTGGTACAAATCACGGAGTTGTGGGCCGAAGGAAAGGGCCCTCTTACGATGTGCTTCAGCGCGGAAGAAATCAAACATATGGTGCGTGCCTTATTCCAGAACACTAAACAGCGCCAAGCTTGTATTGCTTCCATCGTTTAG
- the LOC128309970 gene encoding uncharacterized protein LOC128309970, translating into MSKETMIIFVYDLTKKVENDDPTGSIIYFHPMWVSELQKKSLCGQLMGSTYFLSETLSKVRFISLQNGKFALRSHGRFMLAVGSDRNIAESILEYRASLLSSLIELYHGDFNTLYNVYVEKEQKTGFNEKVFCLMESTLPLLQYNGNILQNMPLLRLPKCASNVYLESNQILQSFLQNKGVLGGSIFYHNKVLASQLPTNLTKMFVYSDPYRMKLAEMIAVTFHVPNGVSLISAYITKRDYSQLLDATKNIPIYFNNSATTAPSTGTVPFAIKKKLIPSKELGGTVAGFPMLKSDKSIIFSNIPEEDTVGAEGGICEQIQKKTFNTVSRPTFLPLKFKNLTSRDIIDSGVNSINFDESDSFPNFIGKTSVCSTPLTENKIVPNRNIMSICVTQDIQQPSAPPEEESASNTDALEDNDLRASKEANASILKCFNARKYSILNNPFMMPTNIRCASMSNLTEIENDETEEYSPAEGCGEREMKNKYQHLFPKECDSLKTISDPLYPIVDQRKRAMSYSLFQDFERTRSERIAELVEQEVKQETKGKDKSKKDTQPNSCATDVRTSASNTVAYPTLNMDRSSEQSDVTKPATTPKDRRSLSLPIKSFNLNDDPLPARSTSNGGTNVSQELFTRRKSTLELTPLMTKLTVLAMNDTESSGISSWDTTPGCSYNMAISPQEYIPQRRKSQDISQSVAPSIGLPSGDEKALVKVDLFVCVQQNMTLILVMQEKNCKNQRLVQTLFESCVSKFLRIENDIQLAMNINVDGFDKADGYSLIALDSDWDVAKKNGPWNALELQTAESLHTHFRKSNLVTEVTLKSQETVLYGYQCGMRELFYTQVANAQGGLPPPQDVMGAIPLCAKRRIERDHFALLL; encoded by the exons ATGTCGAA GGAAACGATGATAATCTTTGTTTACGACCTAACTAAGAAGGTGGAAAACGATGATCCAACGGGTTCTATTATTTACTTCCACCCTATGTGGGTGTCGGAACTGCAGAAAAAATCGCTCTGCGGCCAACTGATG GGATCCACATATTTCCTTAGCGAAACGCTGTCGAAGGTTCGGTTTATTTCCCTACAGAACGGCAAATTTGCTCTACGGTCGCATGGGCGATTCATGCTG GCTGTGGGGTCCGACCGAAACATAGCCGAGTCCATTCTTGAGTACCGGGCCAGTTTGCTGTCCTCGTTGATTGAATTATATCATGGTGATTTCAACACGCTCTACAACGTGTACGTGGAAAAGGAGCAGAAAACTGGATTTAATGAAAAAGTGTTCTGTTTAATGGAGTCTACCTTACCATTGCTGCAATATAATGGTAATATTTTGCAGAACATGCCCTTGCTGCGGCTACCTAAG TGCGCAAGCAATGTCTACTTGGAGTCCAACCAAATTCTTCAGAGTTTCCTACAAAATAAAGGAGTCTTGGGCGGGTCTATATTTTACCACAACAA AGTACTGGCTTCACAGTTGCCGACAAATTTGACGAAAATGTTCGTGTATTCCGATCCTTATCGCATGAAACTAGCCGAAATGATAGCAGTCACATTCCATGTGCCAAACGGCGTTAGCCTCATTAGTGCGTATATAACAAAGCGTGACTACTCGCAACTGCTGGACGCAACGAAAAACATTCCAATATATTTCAACAATAGCGCTACGACCGCACCATCCACCGGAACAGTGCCATTTGCCATTAAGAAGAAGCTAATCCCGTCGAAGGAACTCGGTGGCACCGTTGCCGGTTTTCCGATGCTGAAGTCCGACAAATCGATTATCTTTTCAAATATTCCGGAGGAAGATACGGTCGGTGCAGAGGGTGGGATTTGTGAGCAGATCCAAAAGAAAACGTTCAACACCGTGTCTAGGCCAACATTTCTGCCactgaaatttaaaaatctcACATCGCGAGACATCATCGACTCGGGTGTAAATTCCATCAACTTTGATGAATCCGATAGTTTCCCTAATTTTATTGGCAAAACGAGCGTCTGTTCAACGCCACTGACTGAGAATAAGATCGTGCCAAATAGGAACATAATGTCGATATGTGTCACACAGGATATACAACAACCGTCTGCACCGCCGGAAGAAGAAAGTGCCAGCAATACGGATGCCCTGGAGGATAATGATCTACGAGCATCGAAGGAAGCAAATGCcagtattttaaaatgtttcaacgCCAGGAAGTACAGTATCCTCAATAATCCTTTCATGATGCCGACAAATATTCGTTGTGCATCGATGTCGAATTTAACTGAGATAGAAAATGACGAAACGGAAGAATATTCACCTGCCGAAGGAtgtggagagagagaaatgaaGAATAAGTATCAACATTTGTTTCCTAAGGAATGTGACTCCCTGAAAACTATCAGCGATCCGCTCTATCCCATTGTGGATCAGCGTAAAAGAGCAATGTCGTATAGTTTGTTCCAAGATTTCGAACGAACTCGAAGCGAGCGGATAGCCGAGCTAGTCGAACAGGAAGTGAAACAAGAAACCAAAGGCAAAGATAAATCCAAGAAAGATACACAACCAAACTCATGCGCAACAGATGTTCGAACATCGGCGAGCAACACGGTAGCATATCCAACGCTTAACATGGATCGATCATCAGAACAGTCAGATGTTACTAAGCCAGCTACGACACCTAAAGATCGTCGTAGTCTCAGCTTGCcaataaaatcattcaatcTGAATGACGATCCACTTCCTGCGCGATCGACTAGCAATGGCGGAACAAACGTTAGCCAAGAACTGTTTACACGCCGTAAGAGCACGTTGGAACTAACACCACTCATGACCAAACTAACCGTACTGGCAATGAATGACACCGAATCGAGTGGCATATCTAGCTGGGATACTACACCAGGATGCAGTTACAATATGGCAATTTCACCGCAAGAATACATTCCGCAGAGGCGGAAATCACAAGACATATCACAGTCGGTGGCACCTTCGATCGGTTTACCCTCAGGCGATGAGAAGGCTCTAGTCAAGGTGGATCTGTTCGTTTGCGTACAGCAAAACATGACGTTGATTCTAGTTATGCAGGAGAAAAACTGTAAAAATCAACGCCTAGTGCAAACACTG tttGAATCCTGTGTATCGAAATTTCTACGGATTGAAAACGACATTCAACTTGCAATGAATATTAACGTCGATGGTTTTGATAAGGCGGACGGTTACAGCCTAATTGCACTCGATTCTGATTGGGATGTGGCCAAGAAAAATGGACCATGGAACGCACTGGAGTTGCAAACCGCGGAATCTCTGCACACTCACTTCAGGAAGAGCAACCTAGTGACGGAAGTTACGCTGAA GTCGCAGGAAACAGTTCTGTATGGGTATCAATGTGGAATGCGGGAGCTATTTTACACGCAGGTTGCGAACGCGCAAGGAGGACTACCTCCGCCGCAAGACGTGATGGGTGCCATTCCGCTATGTGCCAAACGGCGCATTGAGCGCGATCATTTTGCGTTATTACTTTAA